The Microbacterium schleiferi genome contains the following window.
AACGGTCATTCGAGCGGCACACACGCACAGGAGTCTAGAGCCCTCCTGCCGACCTCTCCCTGGGAGGCTAGAAGGGCGTCTCGCTCGGCAGTGTGGGCGTGGCGGCATCCTCGGCCCCGGGCGCAGCCCAGGCGTCCTGTGCCACGGCGGGGGTGGTCTCCGAGGCCGATGCTGCCCCCTGGGCTGTCGACTGCTTGGTGTAGGTCGAGGTTCCCCACCGCAGGTCGTGGCCGACCGTGTCGGCGTCGATATCGATACTCACCCCCTTCTTGCCACCGGACTCCCACGCCCGAAGACGCAGCCGGCCGGTGACGACGAGCGGCTCACCCTTGGTGACCGAGGCCGCGATGTGCTCCGCGAGGCCGCGGAAGGCCGACACGTTGTACCAGTTCGTCCCGTCGTCGACCCAGGTGCCGGTCGACCGATCGAGGCGACGCTGCGCGCTGCCGAGACGGAAGTTCGCGACGGCGAGGCCGCCCGCGGTGATCTTGAACTCCGGAGGCCCCGCGACGTTTCCGGTGACCGTGATGATGTCGGACATTTCTCCCTTCCCCGCCCGGATCCGTTCCGGGCTGCGCTGGTACCCGAGTGCCCGTCGGGTACCAGCGCCGAGATCAGGCTGGCCGATCACCGGGAACTGCCGTGCGTCCTCGCGCTGAGCCGTGGAGGGGCCGCGTCCCGCGAGGATGGGGAGGAGACCTCAGGCCGTCACATACTCCGAGAACCGGGCGCGCACCTTGTTGACCTTGGGCACCGCGACGGCAA
Protein-coding sequences here:
- a CDS encoding single-stranded DNA-binding protein; this translates as MSDIITVTGNVAGPPEFKITAGGLAVANFRLGSAQRRLDRSTGTWVDDGTNWYNVSAFRGLAEHIAASVTKGEPLVVTGRLRLRAWESGGKKGVSIDIDADTVGHDLRWGTSTYTKQSTAQGAASASETTPAVAQDAWAAPGAEDAATPTLPSETPF